A part of Stegostoma tigrinum isolate sSteTig4 chromosome 6, sSteTig4.hap1, whole genome shotgun sequence genomic DNA contains:
- the gjb8 gene encoding gap junction protein beta 8 produces MNWGQLHLILGGVNRHSTSIGKIWLSVIFVFRIMILVVAAESVWGDEQSDFVCNTLQPGCKNVCYDQFFPMSHIRLWCLQVIFISTPALLVSLHVAYKQHEEKKCMEKRQGFLKQEEVDALRKQKMRIVGAFWWTYVTSIIFRILFETVFTYMLYFLYGGFQMARLVKCSASPCPNTVDCFISRPTEKTVFIIFMTVVSGVCGLLNVAELFYLLVKACVRQSRRTHHPHHVSRSREHQQNEMNELLSVDAKHKMAMELNKTS; encoded by the coding sequence ATGAACTGGGGACAACTGCACCTGATCCTGGGAGGCGTCAACAGACACTCCACTAGCATCGGGAAAATCTGGCTGTCTGTGATCTTCGTTTTCAGAATCATGATTCTGGTGGTAGCGGCCGAGAGTGTCTGGGGAGACGAGCAGTCCGATTTTGTCTGCAATACTCTGCAGCCCGGCTGCAAGAACGTGTGCTATGATCAGTTTTTCCCTATGTCTCACATCCGACTCTGGTGTCTGCAAGTGATCTTTATCTCCACCCCTGCCCTCCTGGTGTCGCTGCACGTTGCCTATAAACAGCACGAAGAGAAGAAATGCATGGAGAAACGGCAGGGCTTCCTGAAGCAGGAGGAAGTGGATGCCCTGAGGAAGCAGAAAATGCGGATTGTTGGTGCTTTCTGGTGGACCTATGTCACCAGCATCATCTTTCGCATCCTGTTCGAGACGGTTTTCACTTACATGCTGTACTTCCTCTACGGTGGCTTTCAGATGGCCCGGCTGGTGAAGTGTAGCGCCTCCCCCTGTCCCAATACCGTGGACTGCTTCATTTCTAGACCCACCGAGAAGACTGTGTTCATCATCTTCATGACGGTGGTGTCCGGGGTCTGCGGCCTCCTGAATGTGGCCGAGCTGTTCTATTTGTTGGTGAAAGCTTGTGTGAGGCAGTCCCGCCGCACGCACCACCCCCACCACGTCTCCAGGAGCAGAGAGCACCAACAAAACGAAATGAACGAACTCCTGTCCGTTGACGCCAAACACAAGATGGCCATGGAGCTGAACAAAACATCCTGA